The genomic interval CTTTGGCATCGTCATTCCACAATGCGCGACCTCCGGACGCCATGGCACCGATGTTGGCAAGTACGGGAATGAACCCCCCGCTGCCGTGACTGCCGTAGATTGGAGGTGGCGAAGCAAGCTTGTTGATCCACGTCGGGTGTAGACGGGGGCCGAACGTGTTGAACGGAGTCAGAAACTTGCCTCCGCTTACGACCAGCCAGTCGGTCGGCAGATAGTCGACCTGAGCGAACTCCAAACCGATGTGGGTTTCGAGCTCACCATCCTCGGCCTCCAGTTCGATCTCGAGTTCGGCAACGAAGTGTAGGCTGTCCGCCATTCGGAAGTGAAAACCCGGATTGAACCTGGTACTGAAGGCAGTCATGCCGTCTTGAACGTCCACGAGCCCGACTGTTCCGTAGCCGCTGATCAGAAATCGCGTAACCGGAGACCCTTCAAAGTCCTCGATTCGTTGGTCTACGTACTCTGCCAGGTACTCTCGATCGATTGGTTGCGATGGTTCGTCCGCAGGTGCAGTACTCACGGCGGGCGGCGCATCCTCGGTGTCGACGAGTTGCTGATATAGGCGACGCTGAGTGGTCTCGAGTTGATCGATCCGCAATGCCTGCTCCTCGACGATCTGTTCGAGGTCCGCCGCATGCGCGGTCGATCCCAGGACTACGCCTGCAACAATGATCGAGGCGCAAAGAGTCGTAAATGGTGGACCGTGGACTAGCGCTCT from Myxococcales bacterium carries:
- a CDS encoding porin, which encodes MRAVFRRDGQFIRIANRRAAARALVHGPPFTTLCASIIVAGVVLGSTAHAADLEQIVEEQALRIDQLETTQRRLYQQLVDTEDAPPAVSTAPADEPSQPIDREYLAEYVDQRIEDFEGSPVTRFLISGYGTVGLVDVQDGMTAFSTRFNPGFHFRMADSLHFVAELEIELEAEDGELETHIGLEFAQVDYLPTDWLVVSGGKFLTPFNTFGPRLHPTWINKLASPPPIYGSHGSGGFIPVLANIGAMASGGRALWNDDAKVNYAFYVGNGVTGEDLSDPPDEDELLDLEFNNTADLDDGVTLGGRVGFLPIGNFELGVSYMTGDPSNARYHLVGVDAWYRFNDLELRGEFAHLARKESGVEADVSGYWLQAAYRLRSLLPGSNGFSGVFGRLEPVIRWGEIEGFPEKNREQLAIGLNYWLFESAPLKLTYEINDGAPDDNRFILSFAYGF